Proteins from a genomic interval of Rhodococcus rhodochrous:
- a CDS encoding phosphoadenylyl-sulfate reductase, with amino-acid sequence MTIDTNIDELRSIAAQGAAELEGASAQELLRWTDETFGTPTTDGGRSGYIVASNMQDGVLVHLAAQQRPGVDVLFLDTGYHFAETLGTRDAVEQVYGVNIVDARAQQSVAEQDALLGKDLFARDPNECCRLRKVVPLKESLKGYRAWVTGIRRVEAPTRANAPLISFDDAFGLVKINPIAAWSDEDMQNYIDEHGILVNPLVDEGYPSIGCAPCTTKPLPGADPRSGRWAGRAKTECGLHAS; translated from the coding sequence ATGACGATCGATACGAACATCGACGAGCTCCGGAGTATTGCCGCGCAGGGGGCGGCAGAACTCGAGGGTGCGTCGGCGCAGGAACTCCTGCGGTGGACGGACGAGACCTTCGGTACCCCCACCACCGACGGTGGACGTAGCGGGTACATCGTCGCGTCCAACATGCAGGACGGTGTCCTGGTCCATCTGGCCGCGCAGCAGCGCCCCGGCGTGGACGTGCTGTTCCTCGACACCGGCTACCACTTCGCCGAGACGCTCGGCACGCGCGATGCGGTGGAGCAGGTGTACGGCGTGAACATCGTCGACGCCCGGGCGCAGCAGTCCGTCGCGGAGCAGGACGCCCTGCTCGGCAAGGATCTGTTCGCTCGCGACCCGAACGAGTGCTGCCGTCTGCGCAAGGTGGTGCCGCTGAAGGAGAGCCTGAAGGGCTACCGCGCCTGGGTGACCGGCATCCGCCGTGTCGAGGCGCCCACCCGCGCGAACGCACCGCTGATCTCGTTCGACGACGCGTTCGGACTGGTGAAGATCAATCCGATCGCGGCATGGTCCGACGAGGACATGCAGAACTACATCGACGAACACGGGATCCTCGTCAATCCCCTCGTCGACGAGGGCTACCCGTCCATCGGGTGCGCCCCGTGCACCACCAAACCACTTCCCGGAGCCGATCCGCGCAGCGGGCGCTGGGCCGGCCGAGCCAAGACCGAATGCGGGTTGCACGCCTCATGA
- the cysD gene encoding sulfate adenylyltransferase subunit CysD — MTLTDTNPTETRTLLDGNRFDTLDALESEAIHVFREVAGEFERPVILFSGGKDSTVLLHLAIKAFWPAPLPFALLHVDTGHNLPEVLEFRDHVVEKYNLRLHVASVEDYLADGRLTERPDGIRNPLQTVPLLDAISENRFDAVFGGGRRDEERSRAKERIFSLRNAFGQWDPKRQRPELWNLYNGKHAPGEHVRVFPLSNFTELDIWRYIARENVELASIYYAHERPVYRRDGMWMTPGVWGGPAEGEELETRSVRYRTVGDGSTTGAILSEASTNEEILAEVAASRLTERGATRGDDRVSEAAMEDRKREGYF, encoded by the coding sequence ATGACACTCACCGATACGAATCCCACCGAGACCCGGACGCTGCTGGACGGCAACCGGTTCGACACCCTCGACGCCCTCGAGTCGGAAGCGATCCACGTCTTCCGCGAGGTCGCGGGCGAGTTCGAGCGCCCCGTCATCCTGTTCTCGGGAGGCAAGGACTCCACCGTCCTGCTGCACCTCGCGATCAAGGCGTTCTGGCCCGCGCCGCTGCCCTTCGCGCTGTTGCACGTCGACACCGGCCACAACCTCCCCGAGGTCCTCGAGTTCCGCGACCACGTCGTCGAGAAGTACAACCTGCGACTGCACGTCGCGAGCGTCGAGGACTACCTCGCCGACGGCCGGCTCACCGAGCGTCCCGACGGCATCCGCAACCCGCTGCAGACCGTGCCGCTGCTCGACGCGATCTCGGAGAACCGGTTCGACGCCGTCTTCGGCGGCGGCCGCCGCGACGAGGAGCGTTCGCGCGCCAAGGAGCGGATCTTCTCGCTGCGCAACGCATTCGGCCAGTGGGATCCGAAGCGTCAGCGTCCGGAGCTGTGGAATCTGTACAACGGGAAGCACGCACCGGGTGAGCACGTGCGGGTCTTCCCGCTGAGCAACTTCACCGAGCTCGACATCTGGCGCTACATCGCCCGCGAGAACGTCGAACTGGCGAGCATCTACTACGCGCACGAGCGTCCCGTCTACCGCCGCGACGGCATGTGGATGACCCCGGGTGTCTGGGGTGGTCCGGCCGAAGGCGAAGAGCTTGAGACGCGTTCGGTGCGCTACCGCACCGTCGGCGACGGATCGACCACCGGCGCGATCCTGTCCGAGGCCTCCACGAACGAGGAAATCCTCGCCGAGGTCGCGGCATCACGACTGACCGAGCGCGGCGCCACCCGCGGCGACGACCGGGTTTCCGAAGCGGCGATGGAAGACCGCAAGCGAGAGGGCTATTTCTGA
- a CDS encoding sulfate adenylyltransferase subunit 1, whose translation MSDLHERSVQSDTQLLRLATAGSVDDGKSTLVGRLLYDTKSVLADQIDAVTRASVDRGLDTPDLSLLVDGLRAEREQGITIDVAYRYFATPKRSFVLADTPGHVQYTRNTVSGASTAQLVVLLVDARKGVVSQTRKHAAVLALLGVPKLVLAVNKIDLVEDPASVFAQISAEFGELTSSLGWAPEDVQEIPVSALHGDNVAVRSENTPYYDGPTLIEYLESVPVDADVHGRHETGLRFPVQYVIRPRTAEFPDYRGYAGQVAAGSVRPGDEVVVLPSGVRTTVERIDSADGAFDVAHAGRSVTLVLADDVDVSRGDIIATPEAAPEPLSEFEATVCWLAEKPLRPGARLLLKHGTRTTQAIVGTIDERFDEQNLSSVPSPDSIELNEIARITVRVAEPIAADDYRVNRRSGSFLLIDPAGGNTLAAGLVGDGLADIELGDRVPA comes from the coding sequence ATGAGCGACCTTCACGAGCGGAGCGTGCAGAGCGACACGCAGCTGCTGCGCCTCGCCACCGCCGGTTCGGTCGACGACGGCAAGTCCACCCTGGTGGGCCGGCTGCTCTACGACACCAAGTCCGTGCTCGCCGACCAGATCGACGCCGTCACCCGCGCGTCGGTCGACCGCGGCCTCGACACCCCCGACCTGTCGCTGCTCGTCGACGGCCTGCGCGCCGAGCGTGAGCAGGGCATCACCATCGACGTGGCCTACCGCTACTTCGCGACGCCGAAGCGCAGCTTCGTCCTGGCCGACACGCCGGGTCACGTCCAGTACACCCGCAACACGGTGTCGGGTGCGTCCACCGCACAGCTCGTCGTCCTGCTGGTCGACGCGCGCAAGGGTGTCGTCTCGCAGACCCGTAAGCACGCCGCCGTGCTGGCCCTGCTCGGTGTGCCGAAGCTCGTCCTCGCGGTCAACAAGATCGACCTCGTCGAGGATCCGGCCTCGGTGTTCGCGCAGATCTCCGCCGAGTTCGGCGAACTGACGAGCTCGCTCGGCTGGGCCCCCGAGGACGTGCAGGAGATCCCGGTCTCCGCGCTGCACGGCGACAACGTGGCGGTGCGCAGCGAGAACACCCCCTACTACGACGGCCCGACCCTCATCGAGTACCTCGAGTCGGTCCCCGTCGACGCCGACGTGCACGGCCGGCACGAGACCGGTCTGCGCTTCCCGGTGCAGTACGTGATCCGTCCCCGCACCGCCGAGTTCCCCGACTACCGCGGCTACGCCGGTCAGGTCGCGGCAGGCTCCGTGCGCCCCGGCGACGAGGTCGTCGTGCTGCCGTCCGGTGTCCGCACCACCGTCGAGCGCATCGACAGTGCCGACGGCGCATTCGATGTCGCGCACGCCGGCCGGTCGGTGACCCTGGTGCTCGCCGACGACGTCGACGTCTCCCGCGGCGACATCATCGCCACCCCGGAGGCGGCACCCGAGCCGCTGTCGGAGTTCGAGGCCACCGTGTGCTGGCTCGCCGAGAAGCCGCTGCGTCCCGGCGCCCGGCTGCTGCTCAAGCACGGCACCCGCACCACGCAGGCCATCGTCGGCACGATCGACGAGCGGTTCGACGAGCAGAACCTCTCCTCCGTCCCGAGCCCGGACAGCATCGAGCTCAACGAGATCGCGCGCATCACGGTGCGTGTGGCCGAGCCGATCGCCGCGGACGACTACCGCGTCAACCGCCGTAGCGGCAGCTTCCTGCTCATCGATCCGGCCGGGGGCAACACCCTGGCTGCGGGTCTCGTGGGCGACGGACTCGCCGACATCGAGCTCGGGGACCGCGTCCCGGCATGA
- a CDS encoding sirohydrochlorin chelatase: MMPLVAVAHGSRDPRSARAVAAALDTVRAENPGLDVRLAFLDLNTPSVGQVLDALAADGHRQVAVVPLLLGSAFHARVDLPALLHEAQQRHPLLEVLCSPILGDDDLLVDAARDLITATGVSVDDPSVGVAVCAVGSRRPEANRATELVVPRILAGTAWTQAAACFATTGPSVGTTLADLTSRGARTVVLTPWILAPGLLWDRACAEAESLGHVRVAETLTRHDAVARVITQRYTEAVHRRRGLRVA; encoded by the coding sequence ATGATGCCGCTCGTCGCCGTCGCGCACGGCAGCCGCGACCCGCGTTCGGCGCGGGCCGTGGCTGCCGCGCTCGACACCGTCCGGGCCGAGAACCCCGGTCTGGACGTGCGACTCGCGTTCCTGGACCTGAACACCCCCTCGGTCGGGCAGGTCCTCGACGCGCTCGCCGCGGACGGGCATCGGCAGGTCGCGGTGGTGCCACTGCTGCTCGGCAGCGCCTTCCACGCGCGGGTCGATCTGCCGGCCCTGTTGCACGAGGCGCAGCAACGTCATCCGTTGCTCGAGGTGCTGTGCTCGCCGATCCTCGGCGACGATGATCTCCTCGTCGACGCGGCTCGCGACCTGATCACGGCCACGGGGGTGTCGGTCGATGATCCGTCCGTCGGTGTCGCGGTGTGCGCGGTGGGATCGCGGCGCCCCGAAGCGAACCGGGCGACAGAACTCGTCGTGCCCCGCATCCTCGCCGGGACGGCGTGGACGCAGGCCGCGGCGTGCTTCGCCACCACCGGCCCGTCGGTCGGAACGACCCTCGCCGATCTCACCTCCCGCGGCGCACGCACCGTCGTGCTGACGCCGTGGATCCTCGCCCCCGGACTGCTGTGGGACCGCGCCTGCGCCGAGGCCGAGAGTCTCGGGCACGTGCGGGTCGCGGAGACCCTCACCCGGCACGATGCCGTCGCGCGGGTGATCACCCAGCGCTACACCGAGGCCGTGCACCGCCGGCGCGGACTGCGCGTCGCCTGA
- the ppk2 gene encoding polyphosphate kinase 2 — MQNELRRYIDRLRTEGYSVRDDHGEDPDLIDIEGRAVDTWRENYPYDTRMDRATYEVEKYLLQIELLKFQSWAKDNGSKHIIVFEGRDAAGKGGTIKRFQEYINVRHARTVALNKPSDREQGQWYMQRYIQHFPTAGELVLFDRSWYNRAGVERVMGFCSDDEYERFITQIPMFEQLIVDAGISLTKFWFSVTQNEQRTRFAIRQLDPVRRWKLSEMDLESLDKWDQYTEAKEEMFRRTDTDHAPWTTIKSNDKKRARINAMRFFLNQFEYDDKDRQIVFPADPKIVQRGKDAVGD, encoded by the coding sequence GTGCAGAACGAACTCCGTCGCTACATCGACCGGCTCCGCACGGAGGGCTATTCGGTGCGCGACGACCACGGTGAGGACCCCGATCTGATCGACATCGAGGGCCGGGCCGTCGACACCTGGCGGGAGAACTATCCGTACGACACCCGGATGGACCGCGCCACCTACGAGGTCGAGAAGTACCTCCTGCAGATCGAACTGCTGAAGTTCCAGTCGTGGGCCAAGGACAACGGGTCCAAGCACATCATCGTGTTCGAAGGTCGCGACGCCGCCGGCAAGGGCGGCACCATCAAGCGGTTCCAGGAGTACATCAACGTCCGGCACGCCCGGACCGTCGCGCTCAACAAGCCGTCCGACCGCGAGCAGGGCCAGTGGTACATGCAGCGCTACATCCAGCACTTCCCCACCGCCGGTGAGCTCGTGCTGTTCGACCGCTCCTGGTACAACCGTGCCGGGGTCGAACGCGTCATGGGGTTCTGCAGCGACGACGAGTACGAACGCTTCATCACTCAGATCCCGATGTTCGAGCAGCTCATCGTCGACGCCGGGATCTCGCTGACCAAATTCTGGTTCTCGGTCACGCAGAACGAACAGCGCACGCGGTTCGCGATTCGCCAGCTCGACCCCGTCCGCCGCTGGAAGCTGTCGGAGATGGACCTCGAATCGCTCGACAAGTGGGACCAGTACACCGAGGCGAAGGAAGAGATGTTCCGTCGCACCGACACCGATCACGCCCCGTGGACGACGATCAAGTCGAACGACAAGAAGCGGGCCCGGATCAACGCGATGCGGTTCTTCCTGAACCAGTTCGAGTACGACGACAAGGACCGTCAGATCGTCTTCCCGGCCGACCCGAAGATCGTCCAGCGCGGCAAGGACGCCGTCGGCGACTAA
- a CDS encoding universal stress protein — translation MGTANVGHGIVVGIDGSDSALDAARWAACVARRLGEPIDLVHVHPPTSDNGTDPSEAVLTAAEAAVRGAVDRVEVRRSTPSGKPDRVLTDLSREARMIVLGHTTTTEWQSMVRRSDVVSVANHAECPVVTWRSREGFQPPDGRPVVVGVDGTEVSAEAVEHAFATAAALEAPLVAIHTWTEQSTLTYGEGSRFTDWTAYVEHRREEMKSHTSGHTERFPDVEVSYRVERGKPDIVLLEESKSAQLVVVGSHGRSPLAAAVVGSSSQGLIHHSCCPVMICRAHHRSETEAH, via the coding sequence ATGGGCACAGCCAATGTCGGTCACGGAATCGTCGTCGGCATCGACGGATCGGACAGCGCACTCGATGCGGCCCGGTGGGCCGCGTGCGTCGCCCGACGTCTCGGCGAACCGATCGACCTGGTGCACGTTCATCCCCCCACCTCCGACAACGGGACCGACCCGTCGGAGGCCGTTCTCACCGCCGCGGAAGCAGCCGTTCGTGGCGCAGTCGACCGGGTGGAGGTCCGGCGGTCCACCCCGTCGGGCAAGCCGGATCGCGTGCTCACCGACCTGTCGCGCGAGGCACGGATGATCGTCCTCGGTCACACCACCACCACCGAATGGCAGTCGATGGTGCGGCGCTCCGACGTCGTGTCGGTCGCCAACCACGCCGAATGCCCGGTGGTGACGTGGCGCAGCCGCGAGGGATTCCAGCCACCCGACGGCCGTCCGGTCGTCGTCGGCGTGGACGGCACCGAGGTCAGTGCGGAGGCCGTCGAGCACGCGTTCGCGACCGCAGCGGCGCTCGAGGCACCGCTCGTCGCGATCCACACGTGGACAGAGCAGTCCACGCTCACCTACGGCGAGGGATCACGGTTCACGGACTGGACTGCCTACGTCGAGCACCGGAGGGAGGAGATGAAGTCGCATACCTCCGGGCACACCGAGCGGTTCCCCGACGTCGAGGTCTCCTACCGGGTCGAGCGGGGCAAGCCCGACATCGTCCTGCTCGAGGAATCCAAGAGCGCCCAGCTCGTGGTGGTGGGCAGCCACGGCCGGAGTCCGCTGGCCGCTGCGGTGGTCGGCTCGAGCAGCCAGGGACTCATCCACCACAGTTGCTGTCCGGTCATGATCTGCCGGGCCCACCACCGGTCGGAGACCGAGGCCCACTGA
- a CDS encoding sulfate/molybdate ABC transporter ATP-binding protein, with the protein MITVTGARKNYGDFAALDDVGIDIPSGSLTALLGPSGSGKSTLLRSIAGLETLDAGTVHIAGKDVTGVTPQKRDIGFVFQHYAAFKHMTVRENVAFGLKIRKRPKDEITKRVDDLLEIVGLGGFQRRYPAQLSGGQRQRMALARALAVDPQVLLLDEPFGALDAKVRADLRTWLRRLHDEVHVTTVLVTHDQEEALDVADRIAVMNAGRIEQVGTPEELYDRPANSFVMSFLGTVSKLNGVLVRPHDIRLARRPALSDTSGGSVGVTRATVERVVRLGFEVRVELRNDATGEQFTTQITRGEAHDLGLVAGDTVYAHAPAASETAPLGTAAQ; encoded by the coding sequence ATGATCACCGTCACCGGGGCGCGCAAGAACTACGGAGACTTCGCCGCACTCGACGACGTCGGCATCGACATCCCGTCCGGCTCGCTCACCGCCCTGCTCGGACCGTCCGGTTCGGGGAAGTCGACACTGCTGCGTTCGATCGCCGGCCTCGAGACCCTCGACGCGGGCACCGTCCACATCGCCGGCAAGGACGTCACCGGCGTCACCCCGCAGAAGCGCGACATCGGTTTCGTGTTCCAGCACTATGCCGCGTTCAAGCACATGACGGTGCGCGAGAACGTCGCCTTCGGACTCAAGATCCGCAAGCGACCCAAGGACGAGATCACGAAGCGGGTCGACGACCTGCTCGAGATCGTCGGGCTCGGGGGGTTCCAGCGACGCTATCCGGCGCAGTTGTCCGGCGGCCAGCGTCAGCGCATGGCCCTCGCCCGTGCCCTCGCCGTCGACCCGCAGGTGCTGCTGCTCGACGAACCGTTCGGCGCCCTGGACGCGAAGGTCCGCGCCGACCTGCGGACCTGGCTGCGCCGCCTGCACGACGAGGTGCACGTGACCACCGTGCTCGTCACGCACGACCAGGAAGAGGCGCTCGACGTCGCCGACCGCATCGCGGTGATGAACGCCGGACGCATCGAACAGGTCGGAACGCCGGAGGAACTCTACGATCGCCCGGCGAACAGCTTCGTGATGTCGTTCCTCGGGACGGTGTCCAAGCTCAACGGCGTGCTGGTGCGGCCGCACGACATCCGGCTCGCCCGGCGACCCGCGCTCTCCGACACCTCCGGCGGTTCGGTCGGTGTCACGCGGGCGACCGTCGAGCGTGTGGTCCGGCTGGGCTTCGAGGTCCGTGTCGAACTACGCAACGACGCGACCGGTGAGCAGTTCACGACGCAGATCACCCGCGGCGAAGCCCACGACCTGGGTCTCGTCGCGGGCGACACGGTCTACGCGCACGCTCCCGCCGCGTCGGAGACCGCCCCGCTCGGTACCGCCGCGCAGTAA
- the cysW gene encoding sulfate ABC transporter permease subunit CysW, which yields MKPSVASRLSLRFVALAYLFVLLLVPIGVILYRTFENGIVAFAESISTPAAISALNLSLLIVAIVVPVNVIFGIVVALALVRGRFPGRGLLQAVVDLPFAVSPIVVGVALIMLWGANGWFGAVEDLGFKVIFGLPGMVLATIFVTLPFVVREVEPVLREIGEEQEQAAATLGANTWQTFWRITLPAIRWGLTYGIVLTVARALGEFGAVIMVSSGFPGVSQTLTLLVHARYIDDHNTFGAYSAATLLMAIAVIVLLLMTLLDRKRSTE from the coding sequence GTGAAACCGTCCGTCGCATCCCGACTGTCGCTGCGCTTCGTCGCGCTCGCCTATCTGTTCGTGCTGCTGCTCGTCCCGATCGGGGTGATCCTCTACCGCACCTTCGAGAACGGCATCGTGGCGTTCGCCGAGTCGATCAGCACTCCCGCCGCGATCTCGGCGCTGAACCTGTCGCTGCTGATCGTCGCGATCGTCGTTCCCGTGAACGTGATCTTCGGCATCGTCGTCGCGCTGGCCCTCGTCCGCGGCAGATTCCCGGGGAGAGGACTGCTGCAGGCCGTCGTCGACCTGCCCTTCGCGGTCTCGCCCATCGTCGTGGGTGTCGCCCTGATCATGCTGTGGGGCGCCAACGGCTGGTTCGGTGCCGTCGAGGATCTCGGCTTCAAGGTGATCTTCGGGCTGCCGGGCATGGTGCTCGCGACGATCTTCGTGACGCTGCCGTTCGTCGTGCGCGAGGTCGAACCGGTGCTGCGCGAGATCGGGGAGGAGCAGGAGCAGGCCGCCGCGACCCTCGGTGCGAACACCTGGCAGACCTTCTGGCGGATCACGCTGCCGGCGATCCGCTGGGGCCTGACCTACGGCATCGTCCTCACCGTCGCCCGGGCCCTCGGCGAGTTCGGCGCCGTCATCATGGTCTCGTCCGGCTTCCCCGGCGTCTCCCAGACCCTGACGTTGCTCGTGCACGCCCGGTACATCGACGACCACAACACCTTCGGCGCCTACAGCGCCGCGACCCTGCTCATGGCCATCGCGGTGATCGTCCTGCTGCTGATGACCCTGCTCGACCGGAAGAGGAGCACCGAATGA
- the cysT gene encoding sulfate ABC transporter permease subunit CysT, producing MFTGAVGPLGIGIATLWLSLIVLLPLAALAFHSVSDGLGTFVDAITAPAALATLRITVVVSLVVAAINAVMGTVIAWVLVRDEFPGKKFVNALIDLPFALPTIVASIVLLSLYGPQSPIGVQLNATEPGLVVALAFVTLPFVVRSVQPVLIEADREVEEAAASLGAGNFTIFRTVVLPVLAPAVLGGTGLAFARAIGEYGSIVLIGGNIPYKTQVASQYIQQQIEIDRPVNAAAVSVALLVIAFVVLFVLRLVANRGLRREEDDR from the coding sequence ATGTTCACCGGCGCCGTCGGGCCCCTCGGTATCGGCATCGCCACCCTGTGGTTGAGCCTGATCGTCCTGCTTCCCCTCGCGGCCCTGGCCTTCCACTCCGTCTCGGACGGTCTCGGGACCTTCGTCGATGCGATCACCGCTCCGGCCGCCCTGGCGACCCTGCGGATCACCGTCGTCGTCTCGCTGGTCGTCGCGGCGATCAACGCGGTGATGGGCACGGTGATCGCCTGGGTGCTCGTCCGCGACGAGTTCCCGGGGAAGAAGTTCGTCAACGCCCTCATCGATCTCCCCTTCGCCCTGCCGACGATCGTCGCGAGCATCGTGCTGCTCTCGCTGTACGGGCCGCAGAGCCCGATCGGTGTGCAGCTCAACGCGACCGAGCCGGGACTGGTGGTGGCGCTGGCATTCGTCACGCTGCCGTTCGTGGTGCGCTCGGTGCAGCCGGTGCTCATCGAGGCCGACCGTGAGGTCGAGGAGGCCGCCGCCTCGCTCGGAGCCGGCAACTTCACGATCTTCCGCACGGTCGTGCTGCCCGTGCTCGCACCGGCCGTCCTCGGCGGCACCGGCCTGGCGTTCGCCCGTGCCATCGGTGAGTACGGCTCGATCGTGCTCATCGGCGGCAACATCCCGTACAAGACCCAGGTCGCGTCGCAGTACATCCAACAGCAGATCGAGATCGACCGGCCGGTCAACGCCGCCGCGGTCTCCGTCGCGCTGCTGGTGATCGCCTTCGTCGTGCTGTTCGTCCTGCGCCTGGTCGCGAACCGGGGGCTGCGCCGAGAGGAGGACGACCGGTGA
- a CDS encoding sulfate ABC transporter substrate-binding protein: protein MKRSRFVVAAFAAVTALSLTACAGGSSDTVGAESGGDGSGGTINLYAYAVPKVGFDSLIPAFEATEEGEGVVFQQSYGASGDQSRKVRDGAEANFVNFSVEPDITRLVEAGLVDENWNDNAYNGIPFGSVVTIVVREGNPKNIRDWDDLLRPDVEVVTPNPFSSGSAKWNLLAPYAAKSNGGADPQAGIDYVTALVTDHVKVQPKSGREATETFLQGTGDVLLSYENEALFIERNGDPVEHVTPPVTFKIENPAAVLKNAKDVEVAQAFNDFLYTPEAQRLWAEAGFRPVDPTVAEEFADEFPQPEKLWTVADLGGWETVNEELFADSTGTIAVIYDNATK, encoded by the coding sequence ATGAAACGTTCCAGGTTCGTCGTCGCGGCGTTCGCCGCGGTCACCGCCCTCTCCCTCACCGCCTGCGCCGGCGGTTCGAGCGACACCGTCGGAGCCGAGAGTGGTGGCGACGGGTCCGGCGGCACGATCAACCTCTACGCCTACGCCGTGCCCAAGGTCGGATTCGATTCGCTGATCCCCGCATTCGAGGCGACCGAAGAGGGCGAGGGTGTCGTCTTCCAGCAGTCCTACGGCGCCTCCGGAGACCAGTCCCGCAAGGTGCGCGACGGCGCCGAGGCCAACTTCGTGAACTTCTCCGTCGAGCCCGACATCACCCGCCTCGTCGAGGCCGGTCTCGTCGACGAGAACTGGAACGACAACGCCTACAACGGGATTCCGTTCGGATCGGTCGTCACCATCGTCGTCCGTGAGGGCAACCCGAAGAACATCCGCGACTGGGACGACCTGCTCCGTCCGGACGTCGAGGTCGTCACCCCCAACCCGTTCAGCTCGGGTTCGGCGAAGTGGAACCTGCTCGCGCCCTATGCCGCGAAGAGCAACGGCGGCGCCGACCCGCAGGCCGGCATCGACTACGTCACCGCATTGGTCACCGACCACGTGAAGGTGCAGCCGAAGTCCGGTCGCGAGGCCACCGAGACCTTCCTGCAGGGCACCGGCGACGTGCTGCTGAGCTACGAGAACGAGGCACTGTTCATCGAGCGCAACGGCGACCCCGTCGAGCACGTCACCCCGCCCGTCACCTTCAAGATCGAGAATCCCGCAGCGGTACTGAAGAACGCGAAGGACGTCGAGGTCGCGCAGGCGTTCAACGACTTCCTGTACACCCCCGAGGCGCAGCGCCTGTGGGCCGAGGCCGGCTTCCGGCCCGTCGATCCGACCGTCGCCGAGGAGTTCGCCGACGAGTTCCCGCAGCCGGAGAAGCTGTGGACCGTCGCCGATCTCGGTGGCTGGGAGACCGTGAACGAGGAGCTGTTCGCCGACAGCACCGGCACCATCGCGGTGATCTACGACAACGCGACGAAGTAG
- a CDS encoding Ms4533A family Cys-rich leader peptide, with translation MSATTLPRIRHELALIAVGMPSVADIDCCR, from the coding sequence GTGTCCGCGACCACTCTGCCCCGCATCCGCCACGAGTTGGCGTTGATCGCTGTGGGCATGCCTTCGGTCGCCGACATCGACTGTTGTCGCTGA